The Mycobacterium riyadhense sequence ATTTTCGCCTCGGCGCGCGCCGGCCTGGCCTTTACCCCGATCAACTACCGGCTATCCCGTGACGGGATCCAGTCTCTGATCGAACGGCTGCCGCAACCCCTCGTGGTCGTCGACAGCCGCTACCGGAAGATGGTCGGCGACGGGCCGTTGGTGGTTTCCGACGACTTCCTGGCGTCGGCTCACAGCGCCAAGCCCGCCGCGGAGTTCGCAGACCCGGACTCGGTGGCCGTCGTGCTGTTCACCTCGGGCACCACGGCACAGCCCAAGGCCGTCGAACTCACCCACAACAACCTCACCAGCTATGTCACCGGCACCGTCGAATTCGATTCGGCCGCGCCCACCGACGCCGCGCTGATCTGTGTGCCGCCCTATCACATCGCCGGGGTGGGGGCCGCGCTGTCGAACCTGTATGCCGGTCGAAAGATGGTGTATTTGCCCAACTTTGACGCCGAGGAGTGGGTGCGGCTGGCCAATGCCGAGCGGGTCACCACTGCGACGGTGGTACCCACCATGCTGGACCGAATTGTCACCGTCCTCGAGACCGGCTACTACCAGCTTCCCCATCTGCGCAACCTGGCCTACGGCGGTTCCAAGGTGGGTCTGCCGCTGCTCCGACGGGCGCTGGAATTGTTGCCGGATGTTGGCTTTGTCAACGCCTATGGCTTGACCGAAACGAGCTCAACGATCGCGGTGCTGACACCCGAGGATCACCGCGCGGCGCTATCGGCCCCGGATGCCGCGATCGCTAAGCGATTGGGATCGGTGGGACGGGCGGTGCCCGGCATCGAACTGGAGATCCGTGACGACACGGGCGCGGTGCTGGGACCGGGCCGCACTGGAGAGCTGTTTGTGCGGGGCGAACAGGTCTCCGGTCGCTACACCGGGATCGGTTCGGTGCTCGACGAAAACGGTTGGTTCCCAACCCAAGACATCGCCACCCTCGACGAAGACGGCTACCTATTCATCGGCGGACGCAGCGACGACACCATCATTCGCGGCGGTGAGAACATCGCGCCCGCCGAGCTGGAACAGGTGCTGATCGAACACCCACACGTGCGCGACGTTGCCGTGGTTGGCGTCGACGATGCACAGTGGGGTCAGGCGATCGTCGCCGTGGTGGTGCCGGCCGCCGGCGTGGACCCCGACCCGGAGGAACTGCGCGAGCATGTCCGCAAGAGTTTGCGCGGGTCACGTACCCCGGACCGGGTGGTGTTTCGCGACGAGCTGCCGACCACCGCCACCGGCAAGGTACTTCGCCGCGAGATCATTGAGACGTTGGAAGGACTGCGCGCATGATCAAGAACGGAACCCGTCTCGCCAGCCAGGTGTGTGACACCCAGGTGATCGTCGTCAGAAGCGCCGACAGCCTCGACGACCTGCGGTGCGGCGGGGCGCCGATGGTGGCGATGGGTGCCGAGCGTTCCGGCGAACTCGACCCGGCGTTTGCCGAGGGCACCGTGATGGGCAAGCGCTACGTCGACGAAAACGGTGCCGAGGTGCTGGTGACCAAGTCGGGTGCGGGCAGCCTGAGCATCGGCGATGCCAAGCTGCGGCTCAAAGAGGTTAAGCCGCTGCCGGCCAGCGACTGATCTATTTGTCGGGCAATCCATTGCGGCGAACGAATTCCCTTGCTTTGATGAGGAATTCGAGCTGATCGCCAACTTGACGTAGCGGGACGGCGCTGCGCGTCGAGCGGCACAGCACGATTGCGCCTTCCAGCGCGGAAATCGACATCACTGCTAGTGATGCGGCGTCGGATTCGTCGAAGCCGTCGGCGATGAATGCACGGGTCAGGGAAGTGCACCAGCGGTCCAAGATGACACCGGCTTCCGCCGAGAGCTCGACTTCGTCGTCGGCCGAGCCAATTGCGGCCGCTACGACGGGGCAGCCCGCGCTGAAATCGCACTCGGTCAGCAGCCGTTCCCAGAACTCGACATATTCGCGCAGCAGGACTCGCGCGCCACGGTCGACGGCGGCATCAATGGTGGCGGTTATGGAATCGCCCGCGTACCGCAGCGCCTCGGTCAGGATCTGACTGCGTCCGTCGGGAAAGTGGTAGTACACCGAGCCGCGCGGGGTGCCGCTGCGTGCGAGCACCGCGTCGATGGTCACACCTGCGGCTCCGCGCTCACGCATCACCTCGGCGGCGCTGATCAGCATCTTGTTCCGAGTGCCGCGGCGCTTCGTGGTAGCAGGACTAGCTGGTGTCATGCCGCGTGCGGGTGGCCATGTGAGTGACGAAGCGCCGGCCAGTGGATGTCGCGTGGGCGGAACCGGAACCGCCGTCGTGGCAAGTCGGGCATCTGGCGAGTGAATCGAAGGCCGGCGACGTTGAGCTCGATGATCCACATGGTTCCTCCCGGCATGTGTGTCGCACTCATGCACCGGGCGCCACCGGC is a genomic window containing:
- a CDS encoding class I adenylate-forming enzyme family protein: MSVSLLLEMTACSNPDRTAIVSGDIRWTTQQLSDLADGGAGVITASNARHVAYVGSGGAMLPLLIFASARAGLAFTPINYRLSRDGIQSLIERLPQPLVVVDSRYRKMVGDGPLVVSDDFLASAHSAKPAAEFADPDSVAVVLFTSGTTAQPKAVELTHNNLTSYVTGTVEFDSAAPTDAALICVPPYHIAGVGAALSNLYAGRKMVYLPNFDAEEWVRLANAERVTTATVVPTMLDRIVTVLETGYYQLPHLRNLAYGGSKVGLPLLRRALELLPDVGFVNAYGLTETSSTIAVLTPEDHRAALSAPDAAIAKRLGSVGRAVPGIELEIRDDTGAVLGPGRTGELFVRGEQVSGRYTGIGSVLDENGWFPTQDIATLDEDGYLFIGGRSDDTIIRGGENIAPAELEQVLIEHPHVRDVAVVGVDDAQWGQAIVAVVVPAAGVDPDPEELREHVRKSLRGSRTPDRVVFRDELPTTATGKVLRREIIETLEGLRA
- a CDS encoding TetR/AcrR family transcriptional regulator gives rise to the protein MTPASPATTKRRGTRNKMLISAAEVMRERGAAGVTIDAVLARSGTPRGSVYYHFPDGRSQILTEALRYAGDSITATIDAAVDRGARVLLREYVEFWERLLTECDFSAGCPVVAAAIGSADDEVELSAEAGVILDRWCTSLTRAFIADGFDESDAASLAVMSISALEGAIVLCRSTRSAVPLRQVGDQLEFLIKAREFVRRNGLPDK